The Fibrobacter sp. genome contains the following window.
AGTGACAAGCAAACAAACTCGTCGGTACCGATACTTTAAAATTCCTTGTGCAAGCCGCTTACGCTATCAATAGAGTCTGTGAAAGAACTGTGAGAAACAAGTTGTGACTTTACAAAAATCTTACGGGCAACTATATTTGTACCAAATGAATATCGTCGCGTGTGATGGACTGAAGTTTGTGGCGACCGCTGAGGGAGCCTTTGCGGGCTGTGGCCTTGTGGCGCAGGTCCGTAAGTCCATTACCTCCCCCCCCCAATGTAACTAGAAGTTTACCTACTGGCGGTCATTCCGGTTCTTCCCATACATTAAAAAAATCCCGTGCGAGTTGTTCGCCATGGGCTTTCTTGCGTTGTGCGCATTTTTGCGCCCGCTGTCGCGTTTTGCCGTGTCCGCTTTTTGCGGTCGCGGCTTTTTGATTTTAAGGAGAAAATAAATCATGATGCGTAATGGCATTAACTCTTATTTGACCTCGCTGGTCATGGTGCTGGCGCTGTTGTTGCCCACGGCTTTATTTGCCCAAACGGCATATCTTGACGAAAAAGGCTCTCTAAAAACACTAGAAGAATCTGCAACAGCGATTACTAGCTCTATGACAACCTGGAGTGCAGGCTGGTATGTTGTATCGGACAATGTAACAATTGATGAGCGCATCACGGTAAATGGTGATGTGCATTTGGTATTAGCTGACGGAGCGACTCTTAATGCAAATAAAGGTATTGGCGTTAGCAGTAGTGCGACATTCAATGTCTATGCGCAGTCGGAGAATGAAGCGACGATGGGCAAACTCATCGCTACAGCAGAATCGCGATACAACGCGGGTATTGGCGGCAGCAAAGGTTCAAAAGCAGGAGAAATTACCATTAATGGCGGAAATATCACTGCTATAGGTTATGATGGCGCAGGAATTGGATCTGGATATAAAGGAACGGTAGGAACAATCACCATTAATGATGGCGTGATTGATGCAAAAGACAATTATTATGGATATGGATATGGCGCAGGAATTGGAGGTGGTCGTTATGGAAGCGCTAGTGTCATAGATATAAAAGGTGGTGTTATACAAGCCAAGGGAATAGGAATGGCGACCACTAGCTACGGTAACCCCACTTGCGGAAATATCAATATCTACGATGGTGTGAAGAAGATAATTGTTACAAGTAAGGACGATGGAAAAGGACTGGCAAGTTCAAGTGCGGTCACATTCTACAGCGGTAGTAGCGCAGTCGAAGGCGATGAAAAAGATGCTGTATTCTATGATGTAGAAAAAGGCGGTGGAAGAGAAATTCGTTCTATTGCAAAGAATCACTTGGTTACGATAGCTGATGTTGCGAAAGCTAGCGTAGGCTCTGTCGCGTATGCATATGCAGGCGAATTGGTCACGTTGACTTTGGGCACTGCGGCCAATGAATCTTCTTTAACGGTAAGTGACGGAACAAACAACCTTGAACTGACAGGTGCTGGCGATGGCAAGTACACGTTTGTAATGCCTGAAGGTGATGTAACTGTAACTGCAGATGTTTTACAGACGTACTCCATCTCCCTGCCTACCGGTATGAAAATCATTGGTTCGTCAATTGCTGCTGATGGTAACGGAACGTATATGACAGGGACGAAGGTTGAGTTCAAACCGAGTTTCCCATATTCTGCATCAAATGTGTCGGATGGTGTTAATACATTGACAGCAACAGATGGTGTGTATAGTGTCGTTGTGGATGGTTCGGACATTACGATTACAGCTGACGTGCAACGTGATGAAATCATTGATTTGACTCGGGCACCAGGTGCATTCGCTGCTATCAATGGAGATGTTTTGTCGGGCTCAACTAGCTATACGGTTCATATTGCCGATGGTGCAACAATAACCCTTTCTGGTGCGATAATTAACGGCGGCATTGTCTGCGACGGTTCTGCTACGATTATTCTTGAAAGAGAAAATACTGTGAAGGGCGCAACGAATATGGCTGGTATCCAGGTTGGTGGTGAAGGAACAACCCTTACGATTAAGGGTAACGGTTCTTTGACGGCAACGGGTTATAGCCAATCAGCGGGTATTGGTTTAAGTCGTGCTTGGAATCTTGATTATGATGTTGTTGGTGGGGATGTTGTTATTGAAGGCGGAAATATCACCGCCCAGGGTGGTAGCTATGGCGCAGGTATTGGTACTGGTATATTGCAAGGTAGTGACAGGAAAGTAACTCTTGGTAATATCACCATCAAAGGAGGAACTGTAAAGGCTATTGACGGTAAAGCCCCGAATGGAGATAAAGTTGCTAACGGCATAGGAACAGGAGATGCTTATCCTGGCTGCACAAATGAAGTTGGCGAAATTACAATCTACGATGATATTGTTGTAGTTGATGCGTCAAGCATTAGTAAGGATGTTACCTATATGCATGGAGAGACTGACGTGACAGACAGTAAGGAAGAGTACTTCACTGTCAATAAAAATGATGATCGCATGGCCATTGCGCAGAAGCTCACAATTGGTGATGTAGAAGACCGAACTTATACTGGTGAAGCTTTCACACCGAAACCATCGGTATCATTAGGTTCCAGCGTCCTTACTGAAGGGCAGGATTTCGAATATTCCTATGAGAATAATGTAAATGTTGGGAATGTTGACGATAAACCCACCGTAACAGTAACCTTCAAGGGTGATTACGAAGGTTTAGGAACCGTCTCCAAGACCTTCAATATCACAAAGGGTACTCCTGAGGTGATTTCCAACCCGACTCCCAACGAAGAGGGTTATGCAGGAAAGTGCCTTGCCCTCGTCAACCCCGGCACCACGAACTTTGGCAAACTGCTCTACAGAACACTCGAAGAAGAATCGTTCTCGGAAACCATCCCCTGTGTAGATAAAACCGGCGACTATCTCGTGTACTACATGGTTGCGGAAGGTGAAAACTGGGAAAAATATGTTCCCCCAGAGCCAATTCTCGTTACTGTGGAACTTGCAAAGTTCAAGGTCACCTTCGTAGATGATGAGGGTGACGAAATCATCTCTGATGAATACGAGTATGGCACTCCGGTTGTTGATATTGCGAAACCGACGGGAAATCCAAAAAAGGCTGACGATGAAATGTATGCCTACACCTTTGCTGGCTGGAGTCCTGAAATTCAGGATGTGACTGGTGCTAAGACATATCGTCCAATCTACGGTAAAACCCGTATCGGTTTCGGCTCTGCCACTATCGCTGCGGATGGCTCTTGGGCAATTATCGACGGAAAGTCCAGTAAAAAAATTGATGCCGATCTTGATGCCGTCGAGATTACTGGAGATGTGACTCTCAATCGTGAATTTGTGGCGGAAAAGCCTTCCACCATCGTGCTGCCCTTTGGTACGCATATAGACAATGTTCCCGGATTCACCTTCTATTCGTTCAAGGGTGTTGTAAAGGAAAACGGCGTCTGGAAGAAGGTTGTCTTCGACGAAGTTGACAAAGAAGGTGATGGACACATTTATGCGAATACCCCCTACATTGTTGTTGCCAAAGAAGATGTGGGCGGCCTAATTGTGGAAAACGGTGTGGTATTTGATTTAAACAGTGTACGTCCGATGTCCAGCGAGGATGGTATTTGGCAGTTTGTGGGCACATACGATTTCAAGGTCTGGAACGAAGGTGATCGTGATATTGGCAGGTCATACGGTTTTGCTGCTGAGGAACGTGATGGTGCACGTATCGGACAGTTTGTAATGCTTGGAAGCAACGCCTACGCATATCCCATGCGCGCCTACCTGTATTATGCAGGGGGTAACTCTGGAGAATCTCGCAGTATGGCTCCCGCACTGTTCAAGGCGGCTCCAGCCGTCGCAAGTATCGATGAACTCCCTGAATCCATGGATGTGGTCATCAGGGGCGAAGAGGGAACAACCGTCATCGGAACCATCAACACCCGCACCGGTGAGTTCCGCTCCGTAGACAATCGCTGGTTCGACCTGAACGGTCGTTACCTCGGCAACAAAAAGCCCACTATCAAGGGAACCTACTACAATAATGGAAAGAAAGTCATTGTCAAGTAAGCCGAAGTGCGGCTATGTCAAGCCGGAAATGAAAATCGTCAAGCTGAAGGCCCGCACAAGCCTGCTCCAGGGTAGCGGCTCTCAGGATCCGATTGATGATTTGCCGGGATCGTTGGATGTTATAATAATCGGAAAATAGAGGAAATAATATGCAGAAGAAAGAATACAAGACTCCGAAAATGAAGGAAATCAAGCTCAAGGCCCGTGCTAGCTTGTTGTCGGGAAGCAGCAGCGATGGTTATTACCATGGAGGGATTTCCTATAACGGTATGCCTGATTCCGTTGATTGTAAGAACGTTTAAATACTTTCCGTTATTTCGGTGAACTATAAAAGCCCCTGCGAAGGGGCTTTACTCTTGTCTGTAGGGGCGTTTTTATTTATATTCAGGGAGGGAGGCTTTTTATGCCGGTATCAGAAACCTTAAATCCAGTTCAGTTGCATCTTTTAGATATGTTCAGATTTTGCAAGTCTGATTTAGAACTCCTTGAATTAAAGGATGTTCTTGCCGCGTATTATGCCCAAAAGGTGCAGGAAGAGGCCGATCGCTTGTGGGATGATGGCACTTTGGATGCCGATGCGATTGAGCGTATCGGAAAAGAACATTGGCGAACTCCGTATAAGGCCTTGTAGTGCGTCGGATTTGTCTTGATACGAATTGCCTCTTGATGGCTTTGCCATCGCGAAGTCCGTACCATAAAGTATGGACCGATTTTTTAGGTAATTCAATTGAATTATGTGTATCGACAGAGATTTTGCTTGAGTACGAGGAAATCTTGTCTGAACATGCTTCCCCTCGCATGGCACATCTTGTTGTTGAAGCTTTGACAAACCGTAAAAATTTGGTGCGTGTGGAACCGAGTTGGCATTTTGAGTTGATTAAGGTTGATCCTGATGACAACAAGTTTGTGGATTGCGCGATTTGTGGACAGGCTGAATATATCGTTTCAAATGATAGTCATTTCAAGGTTTTGAATGACATTGATTTTCCTGTGGTAGCTTTAAAAACGTTGAAAGAGTTTGTTGAAGAACTTGAAAGGGCGTAAGTCCTTTAACCTAATGATTTCTAACTTCGCTATAAAAAACGAAAGTCCTTCCGAACAAAATCGGAGGGACTTTTTTATAGGCACATGGCCATGTAGGCGGGCAGGCAAATAATTCCGTCGTCCTTGATTTCGAAGTTTTTGGGGTGTATTATGTACGCCTCTCCGATTCGCTTGCGGAACTTTTCGCGGAATCTTGTCAACGATTCGTATTTGTACCGCTTGCCCGACTTGACTTCAATGGGGAAAATCTTGAAGTTCACCTTGTTGTTGTCGGTTATGATAAAGTCGATCTCGATGTCGTTTCGGTGCTTTTCTTCGTTGTAGTGGGTGTAGAAAAATGCCTTGTGTCCGTTTGCGCGCAGCATTTGCGCTATGGCGTTCTCGTACAGCATGCCTTCGTTCAGGTTGAGCTTTCCGTTGAGAATTTGCTTGTAAAGTTCGTTTTCGGTTATGGCGTTTTCGCTAAAGGCGTGGCTTGCCAGGAGCCCGGTGTCGCCCATGTAGCATTTTATGTAGGCCCTTTCTTCGTTAAGTGTCAGGCCTACATTAGGGTCTGTGCAGTTAAAGCATTCGTTGACGATCCTTGAATTACCGAGCCAAAAGAAGGTGTCTGCATATTGAGCAAAGTAAGAGCCCGCCTGGATTTCGCTGAAGACGATGCGCTTTTCGTGCTGCGAAAGGAATGCGGGAATTTGGTCGAAGATTGCAAGTACACGGGACTGGTAACGGTCCTCGATTTTCATGATGTCGTCGCGGTACAGCTTTAGAATGTCCCGCTTTTCTTCGTCGCTCCTTTGGAAGGACCGCTTTTCAAGAAACGCAGCGACGCTTTGGGGCATGCCGCCAACGAGAATGTACTCCTTGAAGATGAGCATGGCTTTTTCGTGAAGCCCTCTTTCTAGGGGAATTTTCTTTGCAAAGCAGTTCTTGATGTATTTGACCAGCATGGATTCGCCAAGTGCGTCGCAAAATTCCTCAAAGTCCATGGGGTGCATGTCCATGGCGCGTTCTTCGGAAGGTATCGTGATGTTCTTCACGTTCTGCTGTATGGAAATGAGGGATCCCGTTTCAAGGTAGTCGTAGCGCCCGTCCTTTACGAGTTTCTTTATGGATTGCCTAGCCTTTGGAAAACGCTGTACCTCATCAAAGATAATCAGGGATTCCCTGTTGAAAAGTTCTACGCCGTATTCGGTGGAGAGCACCATGAAAAATGTGTCCAAGTCCCCCAGAAGGTTGTTGAACGCGTTGATTACTGCATTGGAGACATCGTTGAAGTCGATAAGGATGTAGGATCTGTATTCGTGCCTAGCGAACTCTTCGGCGATGGTGGATTTGCCGATACGCCTTGCGCCCTCGATGAGCAGGGCTTTTTTTCCTTGGGTGGTGTTTTTCCAGTCAAGCAGCTTGGAGTAGATTTTTCTTTTGAATGCCATAAATACCCGTATTTTTTTTGAGAGTGCGCGGGTATAAATATACTAAAAATTAAAGAGAGTGCGCGGGTATAAATGATGTATTTTTGATTAGAGTGCGCGGCAGTGCTGTAAATTTTTTATACTTTAGGGCGAAGAATTGACAAAATGTCATTTTGTCGCCCTGATGAGAATGCTATGGATTTTTCCAGATACGATAATTTTTTCCTTCTGTTGCGTATTGCGCTTGGGTGTCCGGGGGCAAGTGTTGGCGCGTTTCCGCGGCTGTCTGCGGATGAGTGGGAACGCATTTACAACGAGGCGGACCGGCAGACTCTTCTGGGGCTTGCGTTTGACGGGGTGATGAAGTTGCCTCAGGAGCTGCGCCCTCCCATGGAACTGATGTTCCAGTGGGCCAGCGAAGCGGAATCCTTTAGTGGCCTAAACAAGATTTTGAATGAGGAAGCGGCGAGGCTCACCGAATTTTTCAGGGGGCATGGCAGGAGTTGTGCCGTTTTGAAGGGGCAGGCCAATGCTCGCCTTTATCCGAATCCGCTTTGCAGGCAGCCGGGAGATATTGACATCTGGGTTTCCGGCGGGAAAAAGAGCGTCGTGGGTTTGCTGCGGGAAACTGAAATGCAGGAATCGCTGAAGGCTTCGCCGCACCACACCCACATGAAAAATGACCGTGGAATTGATGTGGAGATGCATTTCCGTACGTCTTCGGGCAACTACAATCCGTTTACGACAAGGCGACTGCTGAAATATCTGGACAAAGAAATCCTGAACTCGGTAGAGGTTCCCGAAGGTTTCTGCGCCCATTCCATAAAGTTTGCGTTGGCCATGCAGCTGTCGCACATCTATCGTCATTTTATTGGTGGCGGGGTTGGGTTCCGGCAGATTGTAGATTACTATGTGTTGCTTAGGCATTCCAGCGAAAGCGATCGTAGCGAACTGATGGCGAACTTGAACCGCTTTGGACTGCGGAAAATTGCGGGGGCCCTCATGTGGCTGCTTCGTGAATCGATTGGTCTTGACGAAAGTCTGATGCTTTGCAAGCCCGACGAATTCCGCGGGCGGTGGCTCCTGCGGGAAATCCTGAAGGGCGGCAACTTTGGCCGCCATGTAGGAGGCGGTCGCCTCAAATGGCTTTACTGGTGGTTTGGCAAGCGCAAGAAATCCCTAAGTTACTGGCGCTTCGATTTGGCGGAAACCTTCTGGGCGGAAGTCAACTACTGGAAAATTTTTGTGGGGAATACTTCGACACGAATCCGGCTGCGCAAGATTTCCCTTAGGGATGTGAAGTTCTGATAATGCTTTCGCGTTAGGCCCCGCAGCCCGTATGGGGTCGGACGCGAAGCGGCTGAACGACAAAAAGAGAGACCAGGAATATTTCCTGGTCTCTCTTTTTATAGCGCAAGAGGGCCGGCCCGTAAGGGCAACGCCCTGGATCCTTCGCTTCGCTCAGGATGACATGCAGAGGGCGTGCGGTTTCTGCCCGCATTCACGGGCGTTCCGCGATTCGCCTTACTTCACGATATGTCTATGATACTCCTGCAGCGAGCAGACTTCGAATCTACCGTAGTCGTGCTTGTCCATGAGGCCTTCGACGGTGGAGGTGAGGGCGGCGATGGTGGTGGTGATAGGCACGCCGCTGACCACAGCCTTGCTGCGCATCTGGATTTCATCGACCATGGCTTCGGCGCCGGTCTCGCTGGTGTTCACGATCCACTGGACTTCCTTGTCGTGGATGAGGTCCAGCAGGTTCGGGCGGCCACGGGAAATGCGGAACACGGCGCGGGTCTTGATGCCTTCGTTGTAGAGCATGGTGGAGGTGCCGCGGGTGGCGTAGAGGCCGTAGCCCAGTTCCACCAGCTGACGGATCAGGGGCACTGCGCGGGCCTTGTCCTCGTCCTTGAGGGAGACGAAGATGTTGCCCTGGCCCGGGATGCGGTTGCCGGAGGCCAGCTGGCTCTTGAGGTAGGCAAGGCCGCGGTCGCGATCCAGGCTCATGACTTCGCCGGTGGACTTCATTTCCGGGGAGAGGGTCACGTCAACGCCCGGGAACTTCACGAAGGGGAACACGGCTTCCTTCACGCTCACGTACGGAACATGGACTTCTTCGGTGAAGCCGATTTCTTCGAGGGTTTCGCCCAGCATGCAGCGGCTTGCGTAGCTTGCCAGAGGCACGCCGATGGACTTGGAAACGAAGGGCACGGTGCGGGAGGCGCGGGGGTTCACTTCGATCATGTAGAGTTCGCCATCCTTGACGGCGAGCTGCATGTTCATGAGGCCCACCACATGGAGTTCCTTTGCGAATTCCTTGGCGTAGCCGCGGACCTTTTCCTGCAGGTCCTTGCTGAGGGTCATGGGCGGGATGACGCTTGCGGAGTCGCCGGAGTGGATGCCTGCGGGTTCCACGTGTTCCATGATGGCGCCCACCACGGTGGTCTTGCCGTCGCTGATGCAGTCCACGTCAAGTTCGGTTGCGTCTTCCAGGAAGCGGTCGATAAGGATGGGCTTGCCTTCGCCGATGGCTGCGGCTTCTTCCACAAACTTGCGGAGGTACTTTTCCTTATAGACGATCACCATGCCGCGGCCGCCCAGCACGAAGCTGGGGCGCACGAGAACGGGGTAGCCGATCTTTTCGACAATGGCGAGAGCTTCTTCCACGTTGTGAGCGATGCCGGAAGCGGCCTGCTTGATGCCCACCTTGTCAACCAGCTGCTTGAAGAAGTCGCGGTCTTCGGCAAGGTCGATATCCTCTGGGCTTGTACCCACCACATTGGCGCCGGCCTTCTTGAGGCGCATTGCCAAGTTAAGCGGAGTCTGGCCACCGAACTGCACGATAACGCCGTAGCAGTTTTCGCGTTCGTAGATGCCCATCACATCTTCGAGGGTCAGCGGTTCAAAGTAAAGCTTGTCGGAAGTATCGTAGTCCGTAGAAACGGTTTCCGGGTTGCTGTTCACCATGATGACTTCGTAGCCCTGCTTCTTCAGGGTGAATGCAGCGTGGCAGCAGCAGTAGTCGAATTCGATACCCTGGCCGATACGGTTCGGGCCACCGCCAAGCACCATGATGCGCTTCTTTTTGTCGCGGTTAGGAACTTCGCGGACGGGTTCGGTGTGGTCTGCATAGCAGGAGTAGTAGTACGGAGTGACGGCTTCAAATTCGCCGGCGCAGGTATCTACGGAGTAGTAGCTGGGCTTCAGGCTGATGGCGTTACGTGCGGCCATGACTTCTTCTGGAGTCTTGCCGAAGATGTAGCCGATCTGGATGTCGCTATAGCCGAATTCCTTGGCCTGGCGGAACAGGTCCTTGTCCTTGCAGAGGGCTTCGAGGGAGCCTGCTGCGCGGATTTCGTCTTCGAACTGGGCCAGTTCTTCCAAATGACGCAGGAAGTAACGGTCGATCTTTGTGATTTCGTAAAGCTTTTCAACGTCCCAACCGCGGCGGAAGGCGGCGTAGACCACGAAGATGCGTTCTGCACTGGGGCGGGCAACTTCCTTGGCCAAGGTCTCGTCGTCGTAAGCCAGGAACTGTTCGCACTTGGCGCAGGCGCCGAAGCCGCCGAAACCAGTTTCCAGGGAGCGCAGGGCCTTCTGCATGGACTGCTTGAAGTTGGAGCCGATAGCCATGGCTTCGCCCACGGACTTCATCTGGGTGCCAAGAGTGCTGTCTGCCTTGGGGAACTTTTCGAAGGTAAAGCGAGGAACCTTGGTAACGACGTAGTCCAGAGCCGGTTCGAAGCAGCTCGGAGTAGATTGGGTAATGTCGTTCTTCAGTTCGTCGAGAGTGTAACCCACAGCGAGGAGTGCTGCGATCTTTGCGATGGGGAAGCCGGTTGCCTTGGAAGCAAGTGCGGAGGAACGGCTTACGCGGGGGTTCATTTCGATAATGATGCGGCGGCCGGTCACAGGGTTGATGGACCACTGAACGTTGGATCCACCGGTTTCAACGCCGATAGCTTCCATGACCTTCAGGGAGTCGTCACGCATGGCCTGGTAGGCGCGATCGTCAAGAGACTGGATCGGGGCCACGGTAATAGAGTCGCCGGTGTGAACGCCCATGGGGTCCAGGTTTTCGATGGAGCAGACGATGACGGCATTGCCCTTCTTATCGCGCATGACTTCCATTTCGAATTCCTTCCAGCCCAGGAGGGATTCTTCGATCAAGACTTCGTTGTTGAGGGAGGCGTCGAGGCCGCGGTTCACGATGGCTTCGAATTCGTCTTCGCTATGTGCGATACCGCCACCGGTACCACCCAGGGTAAAGCCCGGGCGGATAATCAGGGGCCAGCTGCCGATGGTCTGGGCGATTGCCTTGGCTTCGCTCATGGAGTGTGCGGAACCGGAGCGGGGGAGGTCCAGGCCGATGGAGAGCATGGCGTCCTTGAAGAGCTTACGGTCTTCGGCGCGGGCGATGGATTCGGCCTTTGCACCGATGAGTTCCACGTTGTAGCGGTTGAGAATGCCCTTTTCGTGGAGTTCCATGGCAAGGTTCAGGGCGGTCTGACCACCCAGAGTGGGGAGCAATGCGTCCGGGCGTTCGCGGCGGATGATTTCGTGGAGAATGTCCACGTTCAGGGGCTCGATGTAGGTACGGTCGGCCATTTCCGGGTCGGTCATGATGGTTGCCGGGTTGCTGTTCACCAGCACCACTTCGTAACCTTCGCGACGCAGCACCTTACAGGCCTGCACGCCGGAGTAGTCGAATTCGCAACCCTGACCGATAACGATCGGACCAGAGCCAATGAGCATAATCTTCTTGAGGTCTGTACGCTTAGGCATTTTGAAATCCTCTATAAAAATCCATTAAGTGATTAGTTACTAGTTGTTAGTTTTTCTTTGATTTGACGAGCCTGGTGGCTCGTTTTTTTTTATGCGAGGCTCCAGCCTCGCCTGACTTACGACTAATGACTAACGACTTTTAAACTCCTCGATCATCTTCTTAAATTCTTCGAACAGGTAGTAGGAATCGTTGGGTCCCGGAGCGGATTCCGGATGGTACTGCACGCTGAATGCAGGAACGTCCTTGCAGCGGATGCCTTCTACGGTGTTGTCGTTCAGGTTGATGTGGGTAACTTCCACATTGGCCGGCAAGCTAGTTTCGTCGATGGCGTAGTTGTGGTTCTGGCTGGTGATTTCCACGGCGCCGGTCTTCAGGTACTTGACCGGATGGTTGCAACCGTGATGGCCGAACTTCAACTTGGAAACCTTGGCGCCCAGGGCGAGACCCAAGAGCTGGTTACCCAGGCAGATGCCCATGAGAGGATACTTGCCAAGGAGCTGCTTTACGAGAGCTGCAACCTGGGGTAGAGAGTTGGGGTCGGCAGGACCGTTGGAGAGGAACACGCCATCGGGATTCTTGGCCTGAATCTGCTCGAAGGTAGTGTTGATAGGCATGACGGTCACCTTCATGTCCTGGCTTGCAAGGTCGCGAAGGATGTTGGTCTTGATACCGAAATCCAGAGCCACCACATTGTACTTGCCCTCGGTAGAGAATTCGTAACCGTTAGGGTCGCTGACTACAGAAGCGTAGTCCTGACCATCCAGGCCAATCCATTCCTGAGCCTTCTTGATGGCTTCGGCTTCGCTCATTTCGGTGGCTTCCACATGGAGGTAAGCCTTCTGTGCGCCGTTGTCGCGGAGGTGCAGCGTGAGGGCGCGGGTATCGACACCTGCAATGCCCGGCTTCTTCTGGGCCTTCATGTAGGTGTCCAGTGATTCTTCGCCCACGTTTTCGGAAGCGTCGCAAAGGTCGTTGATGACGATACCGTTCAAAAAGACCTGGCGGGATTCGGACTTTTCGCTCTTGGCGGAGTAGGCGCCCACTTCAGCGGTGGTGAACACCACGAACTGACCTGCGTAGGAGGGGTCGGTAAGAATCTGCTTGTAACCAGCCATGCCCGTGTTGAACACAGCTTCGCCTACGGTGTCCTTGGCGTCGCCAAATGCGTAGCCATGAAAAACCGTGCCGTCAGCCAAGGCCAAGAATGCCTTGCGCTCGCGCTTTGCCTTCCAATTGAATTTATCGTTCATACGTTTTACCTTTTACTTGTTAATCTCTAAAACCTGGGCAAAAAAAATGGCAAAAGCGAAATGCCTTTGCCTTAAAACTCAAAAAAGAAATGAAATCAAAAATCAAATGACCAACGCCCTGACCAACAACGGGAACGGACTGGCCGGCATCACAAACAACGCCTTGATTTCTCTGGGAAATGGTTGCCACGGCACCGGTGAGGTGCGCCTCGATGGAGTGTGCGACGTGAGTCGCTGCGCTGGCAAATCCTGTTTTCATCGAAATCAAAATTTAAAAATATTGCTGTGTTTTGGGGAGGGTGAACGTTGAAAAAAAAAGAAAATATTTTTTGTTGAAAATCGCGTTTTTTAGGCCAAATAACGCAAAATTGAAGATTTACATTTTTTGAAAACAGGGCCCGTCCAATCCGATTTTGAAGGGTTGTGACGGACCCGTTTTTGTAACTAATTGAGAATCATTAAGTTACGTATATTCCGTTGATTTTCCTCGAATAATCTTGCGATTACACTCGTTCGTCGGCAGCCTTCAGCAAACCGAGGAAGAGCGGTGCGGGGTGAATCAAGGAGGACTTCAGTTCCGGATGGCATTGGCAGGCCATGAAGTAGGGATGGTCCGTCAGTTCCATGATCTGCATGATGTCTTCGCCGGATGCCTTGCCGGAGAAGATAAGCTTTTGGGCAATCTTTCCGGAGGGGTCACCAGCTTCGATCTGGGAGACGAATTCCGGATTCACTTCGTAGCGGTGGCGGAAACGTTCGCGGGCTACAGCGGAGCCGTAAACTTCCTGGGCCTTGGAACCTTCCTTGATCAAAATGTCGTGACCGCCCAAGCGCATGGTGGCGCCCATGTCCTTGATGTGTTCCTGGCCAGGCAGGTATGCGATGACCGGCTTTTCCACATGGTAGGTGGCGCTTTCCATTTCTACGGTGCCTGCACCCTTCATGCCGCAGACGTTGCGAGCGAATTCCACCACGGAAAGCTGCATGCCGTAGCAAATTCCGAGGAACGGAATCTTGTTTTCGCGGACATACTGGATGACCATGATCTTTCCTTCGATACCGCGGCTACCGAAACCACCCGGAACGATGACGGCGTCAACGCCCTTCAATGCAGTTTCAACAGAAACAGAACCGTTCTCGATCTTTTCGGTGTCTACCCAGCGGATGTCTGCGCGAAGGTCCAAATGGGCGGAGGAATGACGGATGGCTTCCACCACAGATGCGTAGGAATCTTCCAGGGCCATGTACTTGCCACAAATAGCGACGGTCAAAGTCTTGCGGGGGTTCACGGTGTTACGCTTCAAGGATTCCACCAGCTTGCTCCACTGTTCAAGCTTGGGAGGTGCGTAAATGTTCAAG
Protein-coding sequences here:
- the carA gene encoding glutamine-hydrolyzing carbamoyl-phosphate synthase small subunit, which encodes MNDKFNWKAKRERKAFLALADGTVFHGYAFGDAKDTVGEAVFNTGMAGYKQILTDPSYAGQFVVFTTAEVGAYSAKSEKSESRQVFLNGIVINDLCDASENVGEESLDTYMKAQKKPGIAGVDTRALTLHLRDNGAQKAYLHVEATEMSEAEAIKKAQEWIGLDGQDYASVVSDPNGYEFSTEGKYNVVALDFGIKTNILRDLASQDMKVTVMPINTTFEQIQAKNPDGVFLSNGPADPNSLPQVAALVKQLLGKYPLMGICLGNQLLGLALGAKVSKLKFGHHGCNHPVKYLKTGAVEITSQNHNYAIDETSLPANVEVTHINLNDNTVEGIRCKDVPAFSVQYHPESAPGPNDSYYLFEEFKKMIEEFKSR
- the pyrG gene encoding CTP synthase (glutamine hydrolyzing) codes for the protein MALQYQYNGKTKFIIVTGGVISGLGKGVAAASIGALLSARMKVVPVKCDGYLNTDPGTMNPTEHGEVFVLDDGGECDMDFGHYERFLNVTAKKDWSLTMGRIFKMILEKERRGDYLGHTVQFIPHVTDLIKEQFYRIADQEKADVLLIEIGGTVGDLENQFYIEAARQLSHDVGRTNAMFVHLTYVPIPSGVNEQKSKPTQMSVHDLNRLGIYPEIVIGRCEEYIKPHLKEKIGLFCNLPADHVISGVDVKHVYECPLVYDAEGIPEILAKRLNIYAPPKLEQWSKLVESLKRNTVNPRKTLTVAICGKYMALEDSYASVVEAIRHSSAHLDLRADIRWVDTEKIENGSVSVETALKGVDAVIVPGGFGSRGIEGKIMVIQYVRENKIPFLGICYGMQLSVVEFARNVCGMKGAGTVEMESATYHVEKPVIAYLPGQEHIKDMGATMRLGGHDILIKEGSKAQEVYGSAVARERFRHRYEVNPEFVSQIEAGDPSGKIAQKLIFSGKASGEDIMQIMELTDHPYFMACQCHPELKSSLIHPAPLFLGLLKAADERV